The DNA sequence GATGCAATGTGTTATGTGTCATTGAAAAAATGATAAAACTCAATACAAACATAGTATTGAGTATAAAGTATTGTTGTGTTGCAAATTTAAGTCTCAACAGGGCATACAGCATAAAAAGAACAAGCAACAGACCAATACTGCCAAGTTCTACTGCTTCATTGAGAAACATATTGTGATAATCAGCAAATTCGTTCATGTTTCTATGCTTAAAGCCGTGCTGGGAAGCCACCAAATTTGCCTCTTTCATTGCATTGCCTATTCCCGTTCCTGTTACTGGATGCTGCATAAACAGGTCTGCCCCGACTATCCACAAGGCAGCCCGCATACCTCCCTGGTCTGTATAGTCATCGTTATTAAATATTTTTGTCACTCCCTTTTTAAACTGATCTATCCGTACAGTAAAATTATCGGAGTATGTATAGGCAAGAAAAAAACTTGTAAATATAATAGAAAAAGCCAAAACAGCCGCTTTTATTTTATGCTTTATCAATAAAAAAGGCAACAGTGCCATCAAAGCCATAAAAGCAATCTGTCCTGTTCTTCCGCCGTTGATAAATAAATTTACAGTGACCGTAATAAAAAAGAGTATATTAAAAAATTTGTATTTATACTCTTTTGCTGTAAATACATTTGTAAGCAGAATTGTACCTGTGAACGCCAAAATCACACTATAGGTAATATGGTGCATAAACGGTGTCGGGAACTGGGCTGTTGCCCCTTTATAGGTAAAAAGATGAAAAAAAATGCCATAGGACATCAGTTCACTCACAAACACACTGAGTACAAAAGCTGAAAAAACATAAGGAATGTATCTCTTTTGCAATGCAGTATATACCACAGGTATCAATAAAAAATGATGGTATTTTCCGATATATTGCAATGCGAATTCGGTATCTGACGCCCACATAACAGACAGCAGACTGTAAAGCAGAAACAGTCCCAACACTCTGATAAAGAGACTCGACTGTAAAAGTCTCAGTTTTTCTTTCCAGTTTCCCTCGTATATCCACAAAAGCAGTATGACTGCTTCCAAAATGTTCACAGCTGCTTTTGATACCGGAAAACTGAATGCATAAAGAATAATTAAATAATTGATATACCTGTTTGTCATTTAGCACCAACTTTTGCTAAAACAACTTTTACCGTTTTGACCAAAATTACAAGATCAGCCCACAGAGACCAGTTTTTGATATACCAGACTTCCAGTTCGCTTCTTTGTCTGAATGTCAAATTATTCCTGCCGCTTACCTGCCATAACCCGGTAATGCCGGGTTTTACTTTTAAAATAAGTTCTCGCAGTTTTCCAAGTTTTTCTGCTTCACTGAGCATATACGGTCTGGGTCCGACAAAGCTCATCTCCCCTTGCAACACATTCAAAACCTGAGGCAGTTCATCAAGAGAACTGCTTCGTAAAAATTTCCCTACTTTTGTTATACGCGGATCATTTTTATATTTATGATATTTTTCATAGTAGGCAATCTCTTCGGGATGTTCTGTAAGATACTGTTGCAACAGTGCATCAGAGTTTTCATACATTGTTCTGTACTTGTAGCATTTAAAAATTTTGTTATTTTTCCCCAACCGCTCCTGTTTAAAAAAGATTTTTCCTTTCGATTCCAATAAAACAGCCAAAGCGACAAAAAAATGCACAGACAGAAATATCGGCAATACTGCAAATGCCAGGAGATAATCAAAAATATACTTTATATATACATTTTGCTTTAAAAGCAGTTTGTTCTCTATACGAATGGTATTTACCCGAACATTGGTATAATCCATAATCACGGAATTTGCGAAATCAATACTTGTCACATAGGGAACAACATAAACAGCACTTTTTTCATTGAGATATTTGGTGATGGTGTTGTCCATCTCCTGGGGGTTCATACCCTTTGAAGGAATAATCACAATATCATAAAATCTCTTATTTGTTTTCATTCCCAAATACCAGTTTTTTTGAAACTCTTTTTTTAGTGTTCTGATTTGTACCGTATTCCCCAGCAGCAAAACATTTTTTTTAAAGCAGTCAAAAGAATAAAGAACTCTTTTTTCCAGCCGTTTTACCACCGGCAGTAAAAAAAGACCCAAAAAAAAGTAGGTAGTAATAAATATTTTTGAATACGCAAAAGAAGTTTTTAAAAGTGCCAATATCGCCATCACCAGAAAAAATGCCAAAACAAGGGACTTTAAAATTTTATAGGTTTCCTGCCAAAAATCATAATGGAGCGTATAAATTTTTTCATATACAAATAAAATAAAAATAATAAAAATAATAAATAAAAAATCCCCCAAAGCAATTTCTTCGGAGTGAGGAAAGAAAAAAGCAGTGATGTAAAACAGCACTGTCAAAGCAAGCAAATCAATACCAATAATTATCATATGGGAGATGTAAGTTTTCATTTTGCCAGCTTTCTTTCTACAAAAGTTTGAAATTCTGTTTTAAATCTTTTTTTATTAAAAATCTGTGCATGTTTGGATATAAGCTTTGCATCAAAGCCCATATTTTCAAAACGCTCTACTGCTTCAATTATATCCAAAACTGTTTGTTTTTTAAAATGGATGCCGGTAATACCCTCACAAACTGTTTCATGCGTACCACCCTCATCTAAAGCAATCACAGGTGTTCCGCATGCCTGTGCCTCTACAGGAACAATGCCAAAGTCCTCTACCGCCGCATATACAAAAGCTTTTGCTTTTTGCATGTACTCTTTTAGTATCGGTTTTTCCTGGTAGCCAAGAAGTATTATATTGGGTTTTGCGATTTTTTTTATGGCACTGTACTCTTCCCCCTCACCTATCACAACAAGTTTTTTGTCAGGCATGGCATTGAATGCCTCTACTATCAGTTTTGTTTTTTTATACGGTACCAGTCTTGAAGCACTCAAATAAAAATTCTCTTTATTTTGACACAAAGTAAAAGTCTCTACATCTACCGGAGGGTATATTACAACAGAATCTCTACTATAAATTCTTTTGA is a window from the Sulfurimonas hydrogeniphila genome containing:
- a CDS encoding glycosyltransferase, translated to MKTAIVHDWLVTDAGAEKVLQAVLEIYPDADIFSLVDFLDEKERKNVLHGKYAYTSFIQKFPFAKKHFRNYLPLFPAAIESFDLQKYDLVISSSWAVAKGIKKSKNQMHISYCYTPVRYAWDLYDEYTGSLKQPKKFLVQAVLQYIRRWDLKTLNRVDYFIADSKFVQQRIKRIYSRDSVVIYPPVDVETFTLCQNKENFYLSASRLVPYKKTKLIVEAFNAMPDKKLVVIGEGEEYSAIKKIAKPNIILLGYQEKPILKEYMQKAKAFVYAAVEDFGIVPVEAQACGTPVIALDEGGTHETVCEGITGIHFKKQTVLDIIEAVERFENMGFDAKLISKHAQIFNKKRFKTEFQTFVERKLAK
- a CDS encoding O-antigen ligase family protein yields the protein MTNRYINYLIILYAFSFPVSKAAVNILEAVILLLWIYEGNWKEKLRLLQSSLFIRVLGLFLLYSLLSVMWASDTEFALQYIGKYHHFLLIPVVYTALQKRYIPYVFSAFVLSVFVSELMSYGIFFHLFTYKGATAQFPTPFMHHITYSVILAFTGTILLTNVFTAKEYKYKFFNILFFITVTVNLFINGGRTGQIAFMALMALLPFLLIKHKIKAAVLAFSIIFTSFFLAYTYSDNFTVRIDQFKKGVTKIFNNDDYTDQGGMRAALWIVGADLFMQHPVTGTGIGNAMKEANLVASQHGFKHRNMNEFADYHNMFLNEAVELGSIGLLLVLFMLYALLRLKFATQQYFILNTMFVLSFIIFSMTHNTLHLMNPMVFFALFSGLFLGISRIENHQKG
- a CDS encoding exopolysaccharide biosynthesis polyprenyl glycosylphosphotransferase, whose amino-acid sequence is MKTYISHMIIIGIDLLALTVLFYITAFFFPHSEEIALGDFLFIIFIIFILFVYEKIYTLHYDFWQETYKILKSLVLAFFLVMAILALLKTSFAYSKIFITTYFFLGLFLLPVVKRLEKRVLYSFDCFKKNVLLLGNTVQIRTLKKEFQKNWYLGMKTNKRFYDIVIIPSKGMNPQEMDNTITKYLNEKSAVYVVPYVTSIDFANSVIMDYTNVRVNTIRIENKLLLKQNVYIKYIFDYLLAFAVLPIFLSVHFFVALAVLLESKGKIFFKQERLGKNNKIFKCYKYRTMYENSDALLQQYLTEHPEEIAYYEKYHKYKNDPRITKVGKFLRSSSLDELPQVLNVLQGEMSFVGPRPYMLSEAEKLGKLRELILKVKPGITGLWQVSGRNNLTFRQRSELEVWYIKNWSLWADLVILVKTVKVVLAKVGAK